From Acidovorax sp. 1608163:
CAGAGACCGCGCAGGCGCCTTTTTTGTTTTTGACACGGGCAACACATGGGCTGCGCAGGCAGGCCACTGGCCCGTGGCACCTTTGCACAGGCGCGCTCCATGCTCCAGTTCCGCGAATTCCTCAAGTCGGGTCACGCCCCCACGCTGTGGTCCTCGTTTCTTTACTTCGGCTTCTCGTGCGCCGTGTGGGTCATCAACGGGGCCATGGCCCCGTTCATCCGGGACGACTTCCAACTCACCCCCACCCAAATGGGGCTGATGCTGTCGCTGCCTATCTTTGCAGGCGCGCTGATGCGGTTCCCGCTGGGCATCCTGGCGCAATACATCGGCCGCAAGCGCGCCACGCTGGTCGAGATGGCGGGCATTGCCCTGGCCATGGCTTTTGGCTACTTCTTCGTGCACACCTATAACGACCTGCTGGCCATGGGTGTGCTGCTGGGGGTGGCAGGCGCCAGTTTTGGGGTGGCGCTGTCGCTGGGCTCGGGCTCGTTTCCGCCGCGCTACAAGGGCCTGGCCATGGGCATTGTGGGTGCAGGCAATGTGGGCACGGCCGTGGCGGCGCTGCTGGCGCCCGCCCTCGCCCAAAAGTTTGGCTGGCAAACGGTGTACGGGTTTGCGGCGATCAGCGTGGCGATTCCGGCCATCGTGATGGCGGTGTACGCCCAAGAGCCCCCAGACCTGGACGCCCACGCCACCCTGCGCGAGCACGTGGCCTGCCTGTTTGAAAAAGACGGCTGGGCTTTCAGCCTGATTTATGCAGTGACGTTTGGGGGCTTCATTGGGCTCACCACCTTCTTGCCCAGCTACTTCAATGGGCAGTTTGGCGTCAGCAAAGTG
This genomic window contains:
- a CDS encoding nitrate/nitrite transporter; this translates as MLQFREFLKSGHAPTLWSSFLYFGFSCAVWVINGAMAPFIRDDFQLTPTQMGLMLSLPIFAGALMRFPLGILAQYIGRKRATLVEMAGIALAMAFGYFFVHTYNDLLAMGVLLGVAGASFGVALSLGSGSFPPRYKGLAMGIVGAGNVGTAVAALLAPALAQKFGWQTVYGFAAISVAIPAIVMAVYAQEPPDLDAHATLREHVACLFEKDGWAFSLIYAVTFGGFIGLTTFLPSYFNGQFGVSKVQAGQLTMLAAFLGAALRVFGGWLSDHWGGVNTLTGVLYITAVSLVLCGFAQESLPVTVLLFLVCFAALGAGNGALFQLVPLRWPLSTAVAGSMIGEIGALGGGLIPNAMGFSKQYSGSYLWGFVSIAVCAAAMLVLLRVMQIRWTRTWAEKGGRARSA